A DNA window from Ammospiza caudacuta isolate bAmmCau1 chromosome 21, bAmmCau1.pri, whole genome shotgun sequence contains the following coding sequences:
- the GLE1 gene encoding mRNA export factor GLE1 has product MESWQLRFDTLEALRLSSKGQLSYCSHWQEDEVRARPGSRPRPLGNSDRSCRFIEIKAVPRSRSMFSLKAALEGCVAPVELSPYCGWVLDSLSGQLAEEITPSETSTPKQSTPLPKRASAEKIPPGSHRSSSPSSAEPSETKENDNLSLLETKQEVVPAAVLSSKVAKVEGCIRLYEEMHRLKAKERLRQRLEEQEQMVRAAYAQASEQLKRFDELRELKRHQEFQELQEVMEKSSKEAQGQQEKLKEEHRHRAKILNLKLREAEQQRQRQEELERLRKEEGQERLRRLYSIQEELLQLNQQIDPNYRHKDLPRIDLSAYSNRGNQICGLVSGLIRSTSERGFPTQADVASTERALQEMRGLISSMQQEITAALEEKKRKDEEEKKQKQKELEKKEQMKSQTPAPAQQAGEKQQKEGLQVKTEESIMQWYQQLQDAAEQCVAAFSEIANCKSNTEVKKIKTNLQKAATIPVSQISSISGSKLREVFDKINNLLSGKAVQTEGQAVSVTQHPQGLEFVCYKLAEKFVKHGEGEVSFHHDSAFPIAVVLSGIWELHPRVGDIFLAHLHKKCPYAVPFYPARKEGTSMEEYQRMLGYEVHDSKVEEQDHFLKRMSGMIRLYAAIIQLRWPYGNRQGAHPHGLSYGWRWLAQMLNLEPLADVTAMLLLDFLEVCGNALMKQYGIQFWKTMFFIQKSYIPRIEAVTSSGQMGCLSRLKNFVQKCLRAEEIPLPKGILTPSFWRT; this is encoded by the exons ATGGAGTCGTGGCAGCTCCGCTTCGACACTCTGGAGGCCCTGCGCCTCTCCAGCAAGGGCCAGCTGAGCTACTGCAGCCACTGGCAGGAGGATGAGGTGAGGGCGCGCCCCGGGAGCCGGCCCCGCCCGCTGGGAAACAGCGACCGCTCATGCCG TTTTATTGAAATCAAGGCTGTGCCCCGTTCACGGAGCATGTTTTCTCTCAAGGCTGCCTTGGAAGGATGTGTGGCTCCCGTTGAGCTCTCCCCTTACTGCGGCTGGGTGCTGGACAGCCTTAGTGGGCAGTTGGCAGAGGAAATCACACCCTCCGAGACTTCAACGCCCAAACAATCCACCCCACTCCCAAAACGGGCATCTGCGGAGAAGATCCCTCCTGGCAGCCACCGCAGCTCGTCACCTTCATCTGCAGAGCCCAGTGAGACCAAG GAAAATGATAATCTTAGTCTCCTGGAAACAAAGCAAGAAGTTGTTCCAGCAGCAGTTCTGTCATCTAAAGTTGCAAAAGTTGAAGGCTGCATTCGGTTGTATGAAGAGATGCACAGGCTGAAAGCAAAG gagaggctgaggcagcggctggaggagcaggagcagatggTGAGGGCAGCCTATGCCCAGGCCAGCGAGCAGCTGAAGCGCTTCGATGAACTGAGGGAGCTGAAGCGGCATCAGGAATTCCAGGAGTTGCAAGAAGTAATGGAGAAGAG CTCGAAGGAGGCTCAGGGACAGCAAGAGAAGTTGAAGGAAGAACACCGACATAGAGCAAAG ATACTGAACCTGAAGTTGCgtgaggcagagcagcagaggcagcggcaggaggagctggagcgtCTGCGCAAGGAGGAGGGCCAGGAGAGGCTGCGGCGCCTCTATTCcatccaggaggagctgctgcagctgaaccagCAGATTGATCCCAACTACAGGCACAAAGACTTGCCCAGAATTGATCTGTCTGCCTACAGCAACCGTGGCAACCAGATCTGTGGACTGGTGTCAGGGCTCATCCGCAGCACGAGCGAG AGAGGGTTCCCAACTCAAGCAGATGTGGCCAGCACTGAACGAGCCCTGCAGGAGATGAGAGGGTTGATATCCAGCATGCAGCAGGAAATCACTGCAGCACtagaggaaaagaagaggaaagatgaagaggaaaagaaacaaaagcagaaagagttagagaagaaagagcagatGAAGAGTCAGACTCCTGCCCCTGCACAACaagcaggagaaaagcagcagaaggaag gaCTTCAGgttaaaacagaagaaagtaTCATGCAGTGGTACCAGCAGCTTCAGGATGCAGCTGAGCAATGTGTTGCTGCTTTCAGTGAAATTGCAAACTGCAAAAGCAACACTGAG GTGAAGAAGATAAAAACAAACTTGCAGAAAGCTGCTACAATCCCTGTGAGCCAGATCTCTAGCATATCAG GCTCTAAGCTGAGAGAGGTGTTTGACAAGATCAATAATCTGCTGTCTGGGAAGGCTGTTCAGACTGAAGGACAAGCAGTGTCTGTGACTCAGCATCCACAGGGGTTGGAGTTTGTCTGCTACAAACTTGCAGAGAAGTTTGTG AAACATGGGGAAGGAGAAGTATCTTTTCACCATGATTCAGCTTTCCCAATTGCTGTGGTGCTCTCAGGAATCTGGGAATTACACCCTCGAGTTGGAGACATCTTTTTGGCTCATCTGCACAAAAAGTGCCCCTATGCTGTGCCATTTTACCCTGCTCGGAAAGAAGGGACTTCTATGGAAGAGTATCAGAG GATGCTTGGATATGAAGTTCATGATTCTAAAGTGGAAGAACAAGATCATTTTCTTAAAAGGATGTCAGGAATGATTCGTCTCTATGCTGCCATCATTCAGCTCCGCTGGCCTTATGGAAACAGGCAAGGG GCTCATCCTCATGGTCTGAGCTATGGATGGCGCTGGCTTGCACAGATGTTGAATCTGGAGCCTCTGGCAGATGTGACAGCTATGCTGCTCTTGGATTTCCTGGAA GTGTGTGGCAATGCTCTGATGAAGCAGTATGGGATTCAGTTCTGGAAAACAATGTTCTTTATCCAGAAATCCTATATCCCAAG GATTGAAGCTGTGACCAGCTCTGGCCAGATGGGCTGTTTGTCACGTTTGAAGAATTTTGTGCAG